One region of Triticum aestivum cultivar Chinese Spring chromosome 6B, IWGSC CS RefSeq v2.1, whole genome shotgun sequence genomic DNA includes:
- the LOC123139707 gene encoding 2-(3-amino-3-carboxypropyl)histidine synthase subunit 1, producing MDAGDPSTSLAVTAADAPQSSAKKKPAPKRFIHTPIPASILNDPTLAAAATSLLPAAYNFELHKTAHRIRSSGARRAALQLPEGLLLFSLPLSHLLGPFLAEDPSNDVLILADPTYGACCLGDRPAKALAADLLVHYGHSCLVPVTSSLLPVLYVFVEIRVDALRLAVAVRGAFPDPDAAPRLALAGTVQFIAAVHAAREMLTRDGYRDIVVPQAKPLSAGEILGCTAPTLKKAEGVGVVVFVADGRFHLEAFMIANPAVKAYRFDPFLGVLVLEEYDHVGMKQARKEAVLAARKAKSWGVVLGTLGRQGSLKVLDRVVEHLEEKGLDHTVVLMSELSPTRMELFGDSVDAWVQIACPRLSIDWGEGFKRPVLTTFEFDVALGYVPGWWEKGSRQNGGGGGGSGCCSGSGTCGNGDCSNGDCGGDDFGGEYPMDYYSQDGGDWNGCYMKKKPSTGERKPRVRIGSSVQVEDKQAMK from the exons atggacgccggcgACCCCTCCACCTCGCTCGCCGTCACCGCGGCAGACGCGCCCCAGAGCAGCGCCAAGAAGAAGCCGGCCCCCAAGCGGTTCATCCACACCCCGATCCCGGCCTCCATCCTCAACGaccccaccctcgccgccgccgccacctcgctccTCCCGGCCGCCTACAACTTCGAGCTCCACAAGACGGCGCACCGCATCCGCTCCTCGGGCGCGCGCCGCGCCGCGCTGCAGCTGCCCGAGGGCCTGCTCCTCTTCTCGCTGCCCCTCTCCCACCTCCTCGGCCCCTTCCTCGCCGAGGACCCCTCCAACGACGTCCTCATCCTCGCCGACCCCACCTACGGCGCCTGCTGCCTCGGCGACCGCCCCGCCAaggccctcgccgccgacctcctCGTCCACTACGGCCACTCCTGCCTCGTCCCCGTCACCTCCTCGCTCCTCCCCGTGCTCTACGTCTTCGTCGAGATCCGCGTCGACGCgctccgcctcgccgtcgccgtccggGGCGCCTTCCCGGACCCGGACGCCGCGccccgcctcgccctcgccggcaCCGTGCAGTTCATCGCCGCCGTGCACGCCGCGCGCGAGATGCTCACGCGGGACGGCTACCGCGACATCGTCGTTCCGCAGGCCAAGCCGCTCTCCGCCGGCGAGATCCTCGGGTGCACCGCGCCCACGCTGAAGAAGGCGGAGGGGGTGGGCGTGGTGGTGTTCGTCGCCGACGGCAGGTTCCACCTCGAGGCCTTCATGATTGCCAACCCTGCGGTGAAGGCGTACCGGTTCGATCCCTTTCTTGGTGTGCTTGTGCTGGAGGAGTATGACCATGTTGGGATGAAGCAGGCGAGGAAGGAGGCGGTGCTGGCGGCGAGGAAGGCCAAGAGCTGGGGGGTTGTGCTCGGCACGCTGGGACGGCAGGGGAGTTTAAAGGTCCTTGACCGGGTGGTGGAGCATCTGGAGGAGAAAGGTTTGGACCACACGGTGGTGCTCATGTCGGAGCTCTCCCCGACGAGGATGGAGCTATTCGGGGATTCCGTGGATGCATGGGTGCAGATTGCATGTCCTCGGCTGTCGATCGATTGGGGGGAGGGGTTCAAGAGGCCGGTGCTGACAACATTTGAGTTTGATGTTGCACTGGGGTATGTTCCTGGGTGGTGGGAGAAAGGGAGTAGGCAAAATGGCGGCGGTGGAGGTGGCAGTGGGTGTTGTTCAGGTTCAGGAACTTGTGGAAATGGTGATTGTAGTAATGGTGATTGCGGTGGAGATGATTTTGGAGGGGAATACCCGATGGATTACTATTCACAGGACGGGGGTGATTGGAATGGCTGCTACATGAAGAAGAAGCCCTCCACTGGCGAGAGAAAGCCACGAGTTCGAATCG GCAGTAGTGTCCAAGTTGAGGACAAGCAAGCAATGAAATGA